Proteins encoded within one genomic window of Cellulomonas xiejunii:
- a CDS encoding fibronectin type III domain-containing protein, whose product MTFRLTGRRGARAAAVLSLALAAVLVPTAAHAAETAGGTRTAPVPLPIATLDDSFVASNAHVDSGSGAGQRHHNVAWYSLTPAADVLVSIRATALEPSWDNTLEVWDGDTLVQHVDDHIGLDAALAIDLDAGTTYLIGLGSYYRFGGGWAVKGSATLTFSTRVPTAPTGLAGAPGDRSVTLAWTPPTDLAGGIDAYEVWCAAPGEDEEWCDAAYGWDPEPSITVDGLTNGEPYTFRVVATNVLGESEPSAPVTVTPRVPTTTTVAVDPAALEVGQTFDVVVEVAEHPAEDEDEDGEDESREVGPLVDEDSAARPAVGTVDVTVGGTDYDDLALVDGVAVVDGLVATGGALTITARYAGSDEVQASSGSLELDVALLPDSVTLEVSDLRLGQQVRPVTTSTSGLPVTLSATGACTVADGVLTGTGAGDCVVTASTAGDRDTHPATATATVRVTVPDAALAIDVAARPGDRVAGAVVTVTGQGLQPGSGVTLVVHSTPRTLATGVVGADGAVVVTGVLPTGLEIGSHRLVVNGVAFDGTAVTSEVAFTMASDGTFLRIGDVRAQLAATGADPIDAAGLAAAWIVLGAGLLLVARRRTAA is encoded by the coding sequence ATGACCTTCCGCCTCACCGGCAGGCGGGGCGCACGCGCCGCCGCCGTGCTGTCGCTCGCGCTCGCCGCGGTGCTCGTCCCCACCGCCGCGCACGCGGCCGAGACCGCCGGGGGTACCCGGACCGCCCCCGTGCCGCTGCCCATCGCGACGCTCGACGACTCGTTCGTGGCGTCCAACGCCCACGTCGACTCGGGCTCCGGCGCTGGCCAGCGCCACCACAACGTCGCGTGGTACTCGCTCACGCCGGCGGCGGACGTGTTGGTGTCGATCCGTGCCACGGCGCTCGAGCCGTCGTGGGACAACACGCTCGAGGTCTGGGACGGCGACACGCTGGTGCAGCACGTCGACGACCACATCGGTCTCGACGCCGCGCTCGCCATCGACCTCGACGCCGGGACGACGTACCTCATCGGCCTCGGCTCCTACTACCGTTTCGGCGGCGGCTGGGCCGTGAAGGGCTCCGCGACGCTCACGTTCTCCACGCGCGTCCCGACGGCGCCCACCGGCCTCGCCGGCGCCCCCGGCGACCGCAGCGTCACGCTCGCGTGGACCCCGCCCACGGACCTGGCGGGCGGCATCGACGCGTACGAGGTGTGGTGCGCGGCCCCGGGCGAGGACGAGGAGTGGTGCGACGCCGCCTACGGCTGGGACCCGGAGCCCTCCATCACGGTCGACGGGCTGACGAACGGTGAGCCGTACACGTTCCGCGTCGTCGCGACCAACGTGCTCGGCGAGTCCGAGCCGTCCGCGCCCGTGACCGTCACCCCGCGGGTCCCCACCACCACCACCGTCGCCGTCGACCCGGCCGCGCTCGAGGTCGGTCAGACGTTCGACGTCGTCGTCGAGGTCGCCGAGCACCCGGCCGAGGACGAGGACGAGGACGGGGAGGACGAGAGCCGCGAGGTGGGCCCGCTGGTCGACGAGGACTCGGCCGCCCGCCCCGCCGTCGGGACCGTCGACGTCACGGTCGGCGGCACGGACTACGACGACCTCGCGCTCGTGGACGGCGTCGCGGTGGTCGACGGCCTCGTGGCGACCGGTGGTGCCCTGACGATCACGGCCCGGTACGCGGGCTCCGACGAGGTGCAGGCGTCGTCCGGCTCGCTCGAGCTCGACGTCGCGCTCCTCCCCGACTCCGTGACGCTCGAGGTCTCGGACCTGCGGCTCGGTCAGCAGGTGCGCCCGGTCACGACGTCCACGTCGGGTCTGCCGGTGACGCTGAGCGCGACCGGCGCGTGCACCGTGGCGGACGGTGTCCTCACGGGGACCGGCGCGGGCGACTGCGTCGTCACCGCGAGCACGGCAGGCGACCGCGACACCCATCCCGCGACGGCCACGGCGACGGTCCGCGTGACGGTCCCCGACGCGGCCCTCGCCATCGACGTCGCCGCGCGGCCTGGTGACCGCGTCGCCGGGGCCGTCGTCACGGTCACGGGCCAGGGTCTGCAGCCCGGCTCCGGCGTGACGCTCGTGGTGCACTCGACGCCGCGCACGCTCGCGACGGGCGTCGTCGGCGCCGACGGTGCGGTCGTCGTCACCGGTGTCCTGCCCACCGGGCTGGAGATCGGCTCGCACCGCCTCGTCGTGAACGGCGTGGCGTTCGACGGGACGGCCGTGACCAGCGAGGTCGCCTTCACGATGGCGTCGGACGGCACGTTCCTGCGGATCGGGGACGTGCGCGCGCAGCTCGCGGCGACCGGTGCGGACCCGATCGACGCGGCCGGTCTCGCAGCCGCGTGGATCGTGCTGGGTGCCGGCCTCCTCCTCGTCGCCCGCCGGCGCACGGCGGCCTGA
- the purD gene encoding phosphoribosylamine--glycine ligase yields MEILVIGTGAREHALARTLSLDPAVTRVHAAPGNPGIAQRATLHAVDPLDGAAVADLARSLGVDLVVVGPEAPLVAGVADAVRAAGIPVFGPSAQAARLEGSKAFAKDVMAAAGVPTAAARVATTIEEVAAALEEFGAPHVVKEDGLAAGKGVVVTDDREAALAHAAACLAKEGGSVVVEEFLDGPEVSLFVLCDGTDVLPLVPAQDFKRAFDGDQGPNTGGMGAYSPLPWAPEGLVDEVVETVARPTVAEMARRGTPFVGVLYCGLALTSRGLRVVEFNARFGDPETQVVLARLASPLAEVLLAAAQGRLAQVGPLHWRADAAVTVVIASHGYPGTVRTGDPITGLDGAGTVPGVHVLHAGTAVRTTSDDPENPINDPLLVSDGGRVLSVVGVGETLAEARRAAYVAVDQVNLAGSQHRTDIAQAVSEG; encoded by the coding sequence GTGGAGATCCTCGTCATCGGCACCGGTGCCCGTGAGCACGCCCTCGCCCGCACGCTGTCCCTCGACCCGGCGGTGACGCGCGTCCACGCGGCCCCGGGCAACCCCGGGATCGCGCAGCGCGCGACGCTGCACGCGGTCGACCCGCTCGACGGCGCCGCGGTCGCGGACCTCGCGCGCTCGCTGGGCGTCGACCTCGTGGTCGTGGGCCCCGAGGCGCCGCTCGTCGCCGGCGTCGCGGACGCCGTGCGTGCGGCCGGGATCCCGGTGTTCGGGCCGTCGGCACAGGCCGCGCGGCTCGAGGGGTCGAAGGCGTTCGCGAAGGACGTCATGGCGGCGGCGGGAGTGCCGACGGCGGCCGCGCGGGTCGCGACGACGATCGAGGAGGTCGCCGCCGCGCTCGAGGAGTTCGGCGCGCCGCACGTCGTCAAGGAGGACGGGCTCGCCGCGGGCAAGGGCGTCGTCGTCACCGACGACCGCGAGGCCGCGCTCGCCCACGCCGCCGCCTGCCTGGCCAAGGAGGGGGGCAGCGTCGTCGTCGAGGAGTTCCTCGACGGTCCCGAGGTCTCGCTGTTCGTCCTGTGCGACGGCACCGACGTCCTCCCGCTCGTGCCGGCCCAGGACTTCAAGCGCGCGTTCGACGGTGACCAGGGGCCCAACACCGGTGGCATGGGCGCCTACTCGCCGCTGCCGTGGGCGCCCGAGGGGCTGGTGGACGAGGTCGTCGAGACCGTCGCACGCCCGACCGTCGCCGAGATGGCGCGCCGCGGCACGCCCTTCGTCGGTGTCCTGTACTGCGGCCTGGCGCTGACGAGCCGGGGCCTGCGCGTCGTGGAGTTCAACGCGCGCTTCGGGGACCCGGAGACGCAGGTGGTGCTCGCACGCCTGGCGTCGCCGCTCGCCGAGGTGCTGCTCGCCGCGGCGCAGGGACGCCTCGCGCAGGTCGGGCCGCTGCACTGGCGCGCGGACGCCGCGGTGACCGTGGTGATCGCGTCGCACGGCTACCCGGGGACGGTCCGCACGGGCGACCCCATCACGGGCCTGGACGGGGCCGGCACGGTCCCCGGCGTGCACGTGCTGCACGCGGGCACCGCGGTCCGTACCACGAGCGACGACCCGGAGAACCCGATCAACGACCCGCTGCTCGTGTCCGACGGGGGGCGCGTGCTGTCCGTCGTGGGCGTGGGCGAGACCCTCGCCGAGGCGCGGCGGGCCGCGTACGTCGCGGTCGACCAGGTCAACCTGGCCGGCTCGCAGCACCGCACGGACATCGCCCAGGCCGTGAGCGAGGGCTGA
- a CDS encoding adenylosuccinate synthase, which produces MPAVVVLGAQWGDEGKGKATDQLGDRTDVVVKFNGGNNAGHTVVIEGEKYALHLLPSGILTPGVVPVIANGVVIDIEVLFEEIDALEARGVDTSRLLVSSAAHVIAPYNRTMDKVAERFLGKRRIGTTGRGIGPTYADKINRIGVRVQDLFDEGILRQKVEGALDQKNHLLVKVYNRRAITVEETLDDLLRHAERLRPFVADTPQFLNRSLDEGKTLVFEAGQATMLDVDHGTYPFVTSSACTAGGACTGSGVGPTRIDRVVAVAKAYTTRVGEGPFPTELLDDDGEWLRQTGGEFGTTTGRPRRTGWYDAVVVRYASMVNGLTDLVVTKLDVLTGRERIPVCVAYDVEGRRVEDMPIDQSDFHHARPVYEYLDGWTEDISGARSVEDLPKAAQRYLQYLEDVSGTRISSVGVGPGREATIVKHELLS; this is translated from the coding sequence ATGCCGGCCGTCGTGGTGCTCGGGGCGCAGTGGGGCGACGAGGGCAAGGGGAAGGCGACCGACCAGCTCGGGGACCGCACGGACGTCGTCGTGAAGTTCAACGGCGGCAACAACGCCGGTCACACGGTCGTCATCGAGGGCGAGAAGTACGCCCTGCACCTCCTGCCGTCGGGGATCCTCACGCCGGGCGTCGTCCCGGTGATCGCCAACGGCGTCGTCATCGACATCGAGGTGCTCTTCGAGGAGATCGACGCGCTCGAGGCCCGGGGCGTCGACACCTCACGCTTGCTGGTCTCGTCCGCGGCGCACGTCATCGCGCCGTACAACCGCACGATGGACAAGGTCGCCGAGCGCTTCCTGGGCAAGCGTCGCATCGGCACGACCGGCCGGGGCATCGGCCCCACGTACGCCGACAAGATCAACCGCATCGGCGTCCGCGTGCAGGACCTGTTCGACGAGGGGATCCTGCGGCAGAAGGTCGAGGGTGCGCTCGACCAGAAGAACCACCTGCTGGTGAAGGTCTACAACCGGCGCGCGATCACGGTCGAGGAGACGCTCGACGACCTGCTGCGCCACGCCGAGCGCCTGCGCCCGTTCGTCGCGGACACCCCGCAGTTCCTCAACCGCTCGCTCGACGAGGGCAAGACCCTGGTCTTCGAGGCGGGGCAGGCCACGATGCTCGACGTCGACCACGGCACGTATCCCTTCGTCACGTCGTCCGCGTGCACCGCGGGCGGGGCGTGCACGGGCTCGGGCGTGGGACCGACCCGCATCGACCGTGTCGTCGCGGTCGCCAAGGCGTACACGACGCGCGTGGGTGAGGGGCCGTTCCCGACCGAGCTGCTCGACGACGACGGCGAGTGGCTGCGCCAGACCGGCGGCGAGTTCGGCACCACGACGGGCCGCCCGCGCCGCACCGGCTGGTACGACGCGGTGGTGGTGCGCTACGCGTCGATGGTCAACGGCCTGACGGACCTCGTCGTGACCAAGCTCGACGTCCTGACGGGCCGCGAGCGGATCCCGGTGTGCGTGGCGTACGACGTGGAGGGCCGGCGCGTCGAGGACATGCCGATCGACCAGAGCGACTTCCACCACGCCCGGCCGGTGTACGAGTACCTCGACGGCTGGACCGAGGACATCAGCGGCGCCCGCTCCGTCGAGGACCTGCCGAAGGCCGCGCAGCGCTACCTGCAGTACCTCGAGGACGTCTCCGGCACGCGCATCTCGTCGGTCGGCGTCGGGCCGGGGCGCGAGGCGACGATCGTCAAGCACGAGCTGCTGTCCTGA
- a CDS encoding DUF3151 domain-containing protein produces the protein MTQENLLDGPAPTLLPADGPDATARAALASGADPRDVVSAAPAASLVWALLAERADDPVAAYAYARTGYHRGLDALRGAGWRGRGPVPVAHEPNQGFLRSLLALATAADALGETAEGERCRQFLRDCGTSADEVAALR, from the coding sequence ATGACCCAGGAGAACCTGCTCGACGGCCCCGCCCCGACGCTGCTGCCCGCCGACGGTCCGGACGCGACGGCGCGTGCCGCCCTCGCCTCCGGGGCCGACCCGCGCGACGTGGTGAGCGCGGCGCCGGCGGCCTCGCTGGTGTGGGCCCTGCTGGCGGAGCGGGCGGACGACCCGGTCGCCGCGTACGCGTACGCGCGGACGGGCTACCACCGCGGCCTGGACGCGCTGCGCGGTGCCGGCTGGCGCGGGCGCGGCCCGGTGCCGGTCGCCCACGAGCCCAACCAGGGCTTCCTGCGGTCGCTGCTCGCGCTCGCGACGGCGGCGGACGCGCTCGGCGAGACCGCGGAGGGTGAGCGCTGCCGCCAGTTCCTGCGGGACTGCGGGACGTCGGCCGACGAGGTCGCCGCGCTGCGCTGA
- a CDS encoding STAS domain-containing protein: MIEISTSSTTTTLLVAGDLDLAEREQFPEVTARVVGLRRQLLVIDMCRVTFMDSTGAAFLISLADAGRRRGGATVLRGAADRDLFVLEICGALELFRIDADHRCELGAELPSSPEGAPAPV; encoded by the coding sequence ATGATCGAGATATCGACGTCCTCCACCACCACGACGCTCCTGGTCGCCGGTGACCTCGACCTGGCGGAGCGCGAGCAGTTCCCCGAGGTGACCGCCCGCGTCGTCGGTCTGCGCCGGCAGCTGCTGGTCATCGACATGTGCCGGGTCACCTTCATGGACTCGACGGGCGCCGCGTTCCTCATCTCGCTCGCCGACGCGGGCCGGCGCCGCGGCGGTGCGACCGTCCTGCGCGGCGCGGCCGACCGCGACCTGTTCGTCCTGGAGATCTGCGGCGCGCTCGAGCTGTTCCGCATCGACGCGGACCACCGCTGCGAGCTCGGCGCCGAGCTGCCGAGCAGCCCCGAGGGCGCGCCCGCTCCGGTCTGA
- a CDS encoding ATP-binding SpoIIE family protein phosphatase produces the protein MALLHAGRGVLRVGWVNDALAQAVGHAADEVVGVDVLADPRVRPCDPDAVRDVSRGPSAHPVVLRRADGTHVRCVVHVSPLPPGPGVPAGTLVAAVQDLTAELTASAEQAALVAEERRERRSLALIARVSDLLMDVDEPRGLREIATLLESQVVDRADFFLFDHGLWAADGFAPSHGSTARHHGPSGRVLSHCSRDPVGQLLSGTRDGLVELDLAGDHPEGTYSRWLSGQLAARGADARDRVVVQPVPGRRRVVGVLVVRPHGGGGRAALGASERTVVELVARRVGLSIDNVRLYDREHRLAETLQRAMLPEQAEVDGLDVWTYYSPNADDAQVGGDWYDVLQIDPETVSVVIGDVVGHDIEAAATMGQLRSVVRSYAFDITTPGPVLDRVDQLFGGMRIPRAASMVYSTLRRDGEDGWGLQYTRAGHLPLLLVRDGRAQQLRGTGGRLVGFGSGGRATDEVALVPGDVVVFYTDGLVERRDRSLRDGLEVLETVAEGITARDAAGIGEDLLSRLADHPEDDVAMVVLRVPGGHDDLAGAVSPRRRRWALPSEPASIGRARHAVLRTCEAWEVPDASNAELVVSELVANAVLHGWGHVALQLYDTGDGLRIEVEDGNPAPPVTTDGHPGRVGGFGMQIVERLADWGWRQSRGGKVVWAKVRPGSLPAAARRA, from the coding sequence ATGGCGCTGCTGCACGCCGGCCGCGGCGTGCTGCGGGTCGGGTGGGTGAACGACGCGCTCGCCCAGGCCGTCGGTCACGCGGCGGACGAGGTCGTCGGCGTCGACGTGCTCGCCGACCCGCGGGTGCGGCCCTGCGACCCCGACGCCGTCCGCGACGTGTCGCGCGGACCGTCCGCCCACCCGGTCGTGCTGCGTCGAGCGGACGGCACGCACGTGCGCTGCGTCGTCCACGTGTCGCCGCTGCCGCCGGGTCCCGGCGTACCCGCCGGCACGCTCGTCGCCGCCGTCCAGGACCTCACGGCCGAGCTGACGGCGTCCGCCGAGCAGGCGGCGCTCGTCGCCGAGGAACGTCGTGAGCGGCGGAGCCTGGCGCTCATCGCGCGCGTCTCGGACCTGCTGATGGACGTCGACGAGCCGCGTGGGCTGCGGGAGATCGCCACCCTGCTGGAGTCGCAGGTCGTCGACCGCGCGGACTTCTTCCTCTTCGACCACGGGCTGTGGGCCGCCGACGGGTTCGCACCGTCCCACGGGTCGACGGCACGGCACCACGGCCCGTCGGGCCGGGTGCTGTCGCACTGCTCCCGCGACCCTGTGGGGCAGCTGCTGTCCGGCACGCGCGACGGCCTCGTCGAGCTCGACCTGGCCGGTGACCACCCCGAGGGCACGTACTCGAGGTGGCTGTCCGGGCAGCTGGCGGCGCGGGGCGCGGACGCCCGCGACCGGGTCGTCGTGCAGCCGGTCCCCGGGCGGCGGCGCGTCGTGGGCGTGCTCGTCGTTCGCCCCCACGGCGGTGGGGGGCGTGCCGCGCTCGGGGCGTCGGAGCGCACGGTCGTCGAGCTCGTCGCGCGGCGCGTGGGCCTGTCGATCGACAACGTGCGCCTCTACGACCGCGAGCACCGCCTGGCCGAGACGCTGCAGCGCGCGATGCTGCCGGAGCAGGCGGAGGTCGACGGGCTCGACGTGTGGACGTACTACTCGCCCAACGCCGACGACGCCCAGGTCGGCGGCGACTGGTACGACGTCCTGCAGATCGACCCCGAGACGGTGAGCGTCGTCATCGGTGACGTCGTGGGGCACGACATCGAGGCGGCCGCCACGATGGGCCAGCTCCGCTCGGTCGTCCGGTCCTACGCGTTCGACATCACGACGCCCGGGCCCGTGCTGGACCGCGTCGACCAGCTCTTCGGCGGCATGCGGATCCCGCGCGCCGCGAGCATGGTGTACTCCACGCTGCGGCGCGACGGCGAGGACGGCTGGGGCCTGCAGTACACCCGTGCCGGCCACCTGCCGCTGCTCCTCGTGCGGGACGGGCGCGCCCAGCAGCTGCGGGGCACCGGCGGGCGGCTCGTGGGCTTCGGCTCCGGCGGCCGGGCGACGGACGAGGTCGCGCTGGTGCCCGGGGACGTCGTGGTGTTCTACACCGACGGCCTGGTCGAGCGCCGCGACCGCAGCCTGCGGGACGGCCTGGAGGTCCTGGAGACGGTCGCCGAGGGCATCACGGCACGGGACGCGGCCGGGATCGGCGAGGACCTGCTGTCCCGGCTCGCCGACCACCCGGAGGACGACGTCGCGATGGTCGTGCTGCGCGTGCCGGGCGGCCACGACGACCTCGCGGGCGCCGTCAGCCCGCGTCGCCGACGCTGGGCGCTGCCGAGCGAGCCCGCGTCGATCGGGCGGGCGCGGCACGCGGTGCTGCGCACCTGCGAGGCGTGGGAGGTGCCCGACGCGTCGAACGCCGAGCTGGTCGTGTCCGAGCTGGTCGCCAACGCCGTGCTGCACGGCTGGGGGCACGTGGCGCTCCAGCTGTACGACACCGGCGACGGACTGCGCATCGAGGTCGAGGACGGCAACCCGGCGCCGCCCGTGACGACCGACGGGCACCCCGGTCGCGTCGGGGGGTTCGGGATGCAGATCGTCGAGCGGCTGGCCGACTGGGGCTGGCGCCAGTCGCGCGGCGGCAAGGTCGTGTGGGCGAAGGTGCGCCCGGGGTCCCTGCCTGCGGCGGCCCGACGGGCGTAA
- a CDS encoding STAS domain-containing protein, giving the protein MRDVNSPSTGQDAATSDATEATTVGEPGAVQVIVGADRTRIVLSGEVDADLGPELQEATAEAEQHGVPIEVDAHHVTFMDSSGVAFLARLSIRSEHRVRLLRVPPTVRFLLEVTRIGELLDVVDDDVDEPFEPVDPSS; this is encoded by the coding sequence GTGCGAGACGTTAACAGTCCTTCCACCGGCCAGGACGCCGCCACGTCGGACGCTACCGAAGCCACGACGGTCGGGGAACCCGGCGCCGTGCAGGTCATCGTGGGTGCGGACCGCACCCGCATCGTCCTCTCGGGGGAGGTCGACGCGGACCTCGGCCCCGAGCTGCAGGAGGCGACCGCCGAGGCGGAGCAGCACGGCGTCCCGATCGAGGTCGACGCGCACCACGTGACGTTCATGGACTCGTCCGGCGTGGCGTTCCTCGCGCGGCTGTCGATCCGCAGCGAGCACCGGGTGCGTCTGCTGCGCGTGCCGCCGACCGTGCGCTTCCTGCTCGAGGTGACCCGCATCGGCGAGCTCCTCGACGTCGTCGACGACGACGTGGACGAGCCGTTCGAGCCGGTGGACCCCTCGTCCTGA
- the fbaA gene encoding class II fructose-bisphosphate aldolase — protein sequence MPIATPEVYAEMIDRAKAGKFAYPAVNITSSQTVTAAIQGFAEAESDGIIQVSVGGAEYASGSTIKNRVSGTLALAAYATEVAKNYGVTIALHTDHCVKKNLDSWVRPLLELEAEQVKRGENPTFQSHMFDGSDIPLDENLVIAAELLEMSQAARTILEIEVGVVGGEEDGHEAEINEKLYTTAEDGLATVRALGAGEKGRYLTALTFGNVHGVYKPGAVKLRPSILLDIQKAVGAEIGKENPFDLVFHGGSGSTAEEISEAVDNGVIKMNIDTDTQYAFTRPVVGHMFTNYDGVLKIDGEVGNKKAYDPRAWGKLAEAGMAARIVEACQQLRSAGTKIS from the coding sequence ATGCCCATCGCAACCCCCGAGGTCTACGCCGAGATGATCGACCGGGCGAAGGCCGGCAAGTTCGCCTACCCCGCCGTGAACATCACGTCGTCCCAGACCGTCACCGCTGCCATCCAGGGCTTCGCGGAGGCCGAGTCGGACGGCATCATCCAGGTCTCCGTCGGTGGCGCCGAGTACGCCTCCGGCTCGACGATCAAGAACCGCGTCTCCGGCACGCTCGCGCTCGCCGCGTACGCCACCGAGGTCGCGAAGAACTACGGCGTGACCATCGCGCTGCACACGGACCACTGCGTCAAGAAGAACCTCGACTCGTGGGTCCGCCCGCTGCTCGAGCTCGAGGCGGAGCAGGTCAAGCGCGGCGAGAACCCCACGTTCCAGTCGCACATGTTCGACGGCTCGGACATCCCGCTCGACGAGAACCTCGTCATCGCGGCGGAGCTCCTCGAGATGTCGCAGGCGGCACGCACGATCCTCGAGATCGAGGTCGGCGTCGTCGGTGGCGAGGAGGACGGCCACGAGGCCGAGATCAACGAGAAGCTCTACACGACGGCCGAGGACGGCCTGGCGACGGTCCGCGCGCTCGGCGCGGGCGAGAAGGGCCGCTACCTGACGGCCCTGACGTTCGGCAACGTGCACGGCGTGTACAAGCCGGGTGCCGTCAAGCTGCGTCCGTCGATCCTCCTGGACATCCAGAAGGCCGTCGGCGCCGAGATCGGCAAGGAGAACCCGTTCGACCTCGTGTTCCACGGCGGGTCGGGCTCCACGGCCGAGGAGATCTCGGAGGCCGTCGACAACGGCGTCATCAAGATGAACATCGACACCGACACGCAGTACGCGTTCACGCGTCCCGTCGTCGGCCACATGTTCACCAACTACGACGGCGTCCTGAAGATCGACGGCGAGGTCGGCAACAAGAAGGCGTACGACCCCCGCGCGTGGGGCAAGCTCGCCGAGGCCGGCATGGCCGCCCGCATCGTCGAGGCGTGCCAGCAGCTGCGGTCGGCGGGCACCAAGATCTCCTGA
- a CDS encoding TrmH family RNA methyltransferase, whose product MDGGAHDAPVPGTPHDTPAEVGVGPWPGGPDAWPRLASGAPDPRYDPELLAHGDRRNVVDAYRYQTVEAIVADLDTRRNPFHVAIENWAHDLNIGSVVRTANAFNSAGVHVVGRRRWNRRGAMVTDRYLHVHHHPDAAALATWAAGAGPDGARLPIVGVDNVPGSVALETYVLPPRCVLLLGQESTGLTAAAQEVCDVVVHITQHGSTRSLNAGAAAAIAMHTWALQHVPR is encoded by the coding sequence CTGGACGGTGGCGCGCACGACGCCCCCGTGCCCGGGACGCCGCACGACACTCCCGCGGAGGTCGGCGTCGGTCCGTGGCCGGGCGGTCCGGACGCATGGCCCCGGCTCGCGTCGGGTGCGCCCGACCCGCGCTACGACCCTGAGCTGCTCGCCCACGGCGACCGGCGCAACGTCGTCGACGCGTACCGGTACCAGACCGTCGAGGCGATCGTCGCGGACCTGGACACCCGGCGGAACCCGTTCCACGTCGCGATCGAGAACTGGGCCCACGACCTCAACATCGGGTCGGTCGTGCGCACCGCGAACGCGTTCAACAGCGCGGGCGTCCACGTCGTGGGTCGTCGCCGGTGGAACCGTCGTGGCGCCATGGTCACCGACCGCTACCTGCACGTCCACCACCACCCCGACGCGGCCGCGCTCGCCACGTGGGCCGCCGGCGCGGGGCCCGACGGGGCGCGCCTGCCGATCGTCGGCGTCGACAACGTGCCCGGCTCCGTCGCCCTGGAGACGTACGTCCTCCCGCCGCGGTGCGTCCTGCTGCTCGGGCAGGAGTCGACGGGTCTGACCGCGGCGGCGCAGGAGGTGTGCGACGTGGTCGTGCACATCACGCAGCACGGCAGCACGCGCTCCCTGAACGCCGGTGCGGCCGCGGCGATCGCGATGCACACGTGGGCCCTCCAGCACGTGCCGAGGTGA
- a CDS encoding IclR family transcriptional regulator, whose protein sequence is MADPDDAAPPASGDGAASPVEAVDRALRVLEALAAAGPAGTGLAELAVDLGLNKTTVHRTLAALRHRGFATQEPSGRYALGAAATRLGDAYFSDENLPVLLHPALLALSREVDELVHLGVLSGREVVYLDKVEPERPLRVWSAIGRRSPAVTTALGRALLAYRGTDRAALDGYLTAARVDGDHVWEVVERARRTGYATEVEENEAGISCVAVPLVRAGAAVAAVSVTAPVERMTPRRVADLHATVLRVLPPLLPDGLTLPRP, encoded by the coding sequence ATGGCAGACCCGGACGACGCCGCGCCCCCCGCCTCCGGGGACGGCGCCGCGTCGCCCGTCGAGGCGGTCGACCGGGCGCTGCGCGTGCTCGAGGCGCTGGCCGCCGCGGGGCCGGCGGGCACCGGGCTCGCGGAGCTGGCGGTCGACCTGGGCCTGAACAAGACGACCGTGCACCGGACGCTCGCGGCGCTGCGGCACCGCGGCTTCGCGACGCAGGAGCCGTCGGGACGGTACGCGCTGGGTGCCGCGGCGACGCGGCTCGGCGACGCCTACTTCAGTGACGAGAACCTGCCGGTGCTGCTGCACCCGGCCCTGCTGGCGCTGAGCCGCGAGGTCGACGAGCTGGTGCACCTCGGCGTGCTGAGCGGCCGCGAGGTCGTCTACCTCGACAAGGTCGAGCCCGAGCGGCCGCTGCGCGTGTGGTCGGCGATCGGGCGCCGCAGCCCCGCGGTGACCACGGCGCTGGGGCGGGCGCTGCTCGCGTACCGCGGCACGGACCGCGCCGCGCTCGACGGGTACCTCACGGCCGCGAGGGTCGACGGCGACCACGTGTGGGAGGTGGTCGAGCGCGCCCGCCGCACCGGCTACGCGACGGAGGTCGAGGAGAACGAGGCGGGCATCAGCTGTGTCGCCGTGCCGCTCGTGCGCGCGGGGGCCGCGGTCGCGGCGGTGTCCGTCACGGCACCTGTCGAGCGCATGACGCCCCGGCGCGTCGCCGACCTGCACGCGACCGTCCTGCGGGTGCTGCCGCCGCTGCTGCCCGACGGGCTCACCCTCCCCCGTCCCTGA